The following proteins come from a genomic window of Lolium rigidum isolate FL_2022 chromosome 5, APGP_CSIRO_Lrig_0.1, whole genome shotgun sequence:
- the LOC124658135 gene encoding uncharacterized protein LOC124658135 isoform X2 codes for MEARKGSPSCFSGVDSGWIEREEVIPAEFRLYTEIWSGESNSSGSGSGGGGSGELYDGLDGGSRASTEDGAPSRTVSPRSPEPWGNRGCDFVPEELEGDFPSGLYTETNASTHTVISSSDGEDLNTHEDYCSERPQDTQTFS; via the exons ATGGAGGCGCGCAAGGGTTCACCGAGCTGCTTCTCAG GTGTAGATTCGGGATGGATCGAAAGAGAAGAGGTAATCCCGGCGGAATTCCGCTTGTACACGGAAATCTGGAGCGGTGAGTCAAACAGCTCTGGGAGcggcagtggcggcggcggctccggcgagctATATGACGGGCTGGACGGAGGTTCCAGGGCATCGACGGAAGACGGCGCTCCCAGCCGCACAGTTTCGCCGAGATCCCCGGAGCCATGGGGCAACAG gGGTTGTGATTTTGTTCCAGAAGAGTTGGAGGGAGATTTTCCATCTGGTCTATACACCGAAACAAACGCGTCAACACACACGGTGATTAG CTCATCTGATGGGGAGGATCTGAATACACATGAGGATTATTGTTCAGAGAGGCCACAGGACACTCAGACATTTTCGTAA
- the LOC124658135 gene encoding uncharacterized protein LOC124658135 isoform X1, whose protein sequence is MQRHGGAQGFTELLLSMGYPGVDSGWIEREEVIPAEFRLYTEIWSGESNSSGSGSGGGGSGELYDGLDGGSRASTEDGAPSRTVSPRSPEPWGNRGCDFVPEELEGDFPSGLYTETNASTHTVISSSDGEDLNTHEDYCSERPQDTQTFS, encoded by the exons ATGCAGCGCCATGGAGGCGCGCAAGGGTTCACCGAGCTGCTTCTCAG CATGGGTTATCCAGGTGTAGATTCGGGATGGATCGAAAGAGAAGAGGTAATCCCGGCGGAATTCCGCTTGTACACGGAAATCTGGAGCGGTGAGTCAAACAGCTCTGGGAGcggcagtggcggcggcggctccggcgagctATATGACGGGCTGGACGGAGGTTCCAGGGCATCGACGGAAGACGGCGCTCCCAGCCGCACAGTTTCGCCGAGATCCCCGGAGCCATGGGGCAACAG gGGTTGTGATTTTGTTCCAGAAGAGTTGGAGGGAGATTTTCCATCTGGTCTATACACCGAAACAAACGCGTCAACACACACGGTGATTAG CTCATCTGATGGGGAGGATCTGAATACACATGAGGATTATTGTTCAGAGAGGCCACAGGACACTCAGACATTTTCGTAA
- the LOC124658060 gene encoding probable anion transporter 7 yields the protein MARMKFPRRYVIVLLTFICTNVCYIERVGFSIAYTVAADAIDVNQANKGMILSMFYYGYVLSQIPGGWAAQRLGGRRVLLLSFMLWSLICGLIPLDPNRVVMLVLSRLFVGVAQGFIFPAIHTVLAQWVPPQERSRSVSLTTSGMYLGAAGGMLFFPSLVKHMGPQSVFFVEAVLGVAWSVIWFKFSRETPRTDLPKVSMPKVASREKTKAQSGGVVAPRTVKIPWRRIIFSLPVWAIVVNNFTFHYALYVIMNWLPTYFELALKLSLQDMGSSKMLPYFNMFIFSNIGGVVADHLITKRILSVTKTRKLLNTIGFVVAAVALMALPSFGTPSGTVMCSSVSLGFLALGRAGFAVNHMDVAPKFAGIVMGVSNTAGTLAGIVGVGLTGNILEASKASNMDLTSSETWKTVFFVPGYLCIFSSVIFLIFSTGEKIFE from the coding sequence ATGGCGAGAATGAAGTTCCCAAGGCGTTATGTCATAGTCCTGCTGACATTCATCTGCACTAATGTCTGTTACATTGAACGTGTGGGTTTCTCTATTGCTTATACCGTAGCAGCTGATGCAATTGATGTGAATCAAGCAAACAAGGGCATGATACTATCCATGTTTTATTATGGGTATGTTTTGTCACAAATTCCTGGTGGATGGGCAGCTCAGAGATTGGGAGGTAGACGTGTTCTGCTGCTGTCGTTCATGTTGTGGTCTTTGATATGTGGTCTAATTCCACTGGACCCCAACAGAGTAGTCATGCTGGTCCTTTCTCGCCTTTTTGTTGGTGTAGCACAAGGTTTCATATTTCCTGCTATTCACACTGTTCTGGCTCAATGGGTGCCACCGCAGGAGCGCTCTCGCTCAGTTTCTTTAACAACCTCAGGGATGTACCTCGGTGCAGCTGGTGGCATGCTGTTTTTTCCAAGTCTGGTGAAGCACATGGGACCCCAATCTGTTTTCTTTGTTGAAGCGGTACTTGGAGTTGCATGGTCTGTAATTTGGTTCAAGTTTTCCAGAGAGACACCTCGCACTGACCTTCCAAAAGTGTCAATGCCAAAGGTAGCGTCTCGAGAGAAGACTAAGGCGCAATCTGGAGGGGTTGTCGCACCTCGTACTGTAAAGATACCATGGCGAAGGATTATCTTCAGTCTACCTGTTTGGGCAATTGTCGTGAACAACTTCACTTTCCACTATGCCTTGTATGTTATCATGAACTGGCTGCCTACTTATTTCGAACTAGCCCTTAAGCTTAGCCTCCAGGACATGGGATCCTCAAAGATGCTTCCCTATTTCAACATGTTTATTTTCTCTAATATTGGTGGAGTGGTTGCTGATCACTTGATTACAAAAAGGATTTTATCAGTTACCAAGACAAGGAAGCTCCTGAACACCATTGGGTTTGTTGTTGCGGCTGTTGCACTTATGGCCCTTCCTTCATTTGGGACGCCCTCAGGGACTGTGATGTGTTCATCGGTATCTCTTGGTTTTCTGGCTCTGGGAAGAGCAGGGTTTGCGGTGAATCATATGGATGTTGCTCCAAAATTTGCCGGCATAGTGATGGGGGTTTCAAATACAGCCGGGACATTAGCTGGGATAGTTGGTGTTGGCCTCACGGGAAATATTCTGGAGGCTTCAAAGGCATCTAACATGGATCTAACAAGCTCCGAGACATGGAAAACAGTCTTCTTTGTTCCGGGATACCTCTGTATTTTTAGTTCAGTCATTTTCTTGATTTTCTCAACTGGTGAGAAGATTTTCGAATAG
- the LOC124655119 gene encoding auxin-binding protein 1-like, whose translation MESRPETAAAVRGPRFAGAGRRGALLLALLLVAAAAFLPVAEPSCPRDNSVVKDINQMHQSNYGLEGLSHITVAGALAHGMKEVEVWLETVSAGKRTPIHRHSCEEVFVVLKGRGTLLLGSTSLPYPGTPQEIPFAQNSTFTVPVNDPHQVWNSDEHEDLQFLVIISRPPVKIFLYDDWSMPHTAAKLKFPFLWDEDCLAAPKDEL comes from the exons ATGGAGAGCCGACCAGAAACTGCTGCCGCCGTCCGTGGGCCCCGcttcgccggcgccggccgccgaGGCGCGCTTCTCCTCGCGCTGCTCCTCGTCGCCGCGGCCGCCTTCCTCCCAGTCGCCGAGCCCTCCTGTCCTCGAG ACAATTCAGTGGTGAAAGACATAAACCAAATGCACCAGAGCAACTATGGATTGGAAGGATTATCGCATATAACCGTTGCGGGAGCGCTTGCTCATGGCATGAAAGAG GTGGAGGTGTGGCTTGAGACAGTCAGCGCCGGCAAAAGGACGCCGATCCACAGGCACTCGTGCGAGGAGGTCTTTGTTGTCCTCAAAGGGAGAGGCACACTTTTGCTGGGGTCGACATCGCTGCCGTACCCAGGGACGCCTCAAGAGATTCCTTTCGCTCAGAATAGCACATTCACGGTTCCTGTAAATGATCCGCACCAG GTTTGGAATTCTGATGAACATGAAGACCTGCAATTTCTTGTGATCATATCGCGCCCACCTGTGAAAAT ATTTCTGTATGACGACTGGAGTATGCCTCACACGGCAGCGAAACTGAAGTTCCCCTTTCTCTGGGATGAGGACTGCTTAGCAGCACCTAAAGATGAACTGTAG
- the LOC124656106 gene encoding unconventional myosin-XVIIIa-like, whose protein sequence is MTYPFAREERLGFLRLPSTAASDLAAFVAFRGGAQVVVAAPHAIMFPWLQRHLDGDGKKLVGVVWSSRISSGCGDLRIVKELHRQFILLLRLWNGCGLFDPFGDFKSSTNNVRPVQKGAAATARRRHGLEVEDEELLKDLVTATAANGNGSHAAPEPATEQKRDSSPEPDRKAEQLKTLNSMLLKEAVERRGQVAALTARLEEISADGDALGAAERAVARAALAAPLRAAADEAAALRARLAALQGSLRLAESSAALEAGAKDEARARLEVAAAEKARFLKLLQVKEAEVASISNKVSSLAAVMAELEANNSVLLGQNGELGKELEEAKEAVRVVLGQKAEVERSFQEFKEQMEAYRVEMEGKLRAKVEELKVLGSKKAEMDARVASLETELALSVTKAEGLEAEVVAKKKELDLLKGKSDKLQSEVAAAEKKHSISAAEVERLKVELSVLVKAKEVASKAFDAEKTEITKELESLKRKVEETHADKEAAEGATREKDAQAIKLRAELEELHVSMSQLQASCHELDTKHSRLQSEKNSVQKALAAEKAEAGKLMSKIQTLENSNGKRDSEIGELRVALEEKNGKIKDLTSEAELLQLAVAEAQKRNKGGIWAWVYAATTTMVAAISLIYATRAQ, encoded by the exons ATGACGTACCCCTTCGCTCGTGAGGAGCGATTAGGGTTCCTCCGCCTCCCGTCGACGGCCGCCTCCGATCTGGCTGCCTTTGTGGCCTTCAG GGGCggcgctcaggtggtggtggcggcgcctcatgcAATAATGTTTCCCTGGCTTCAACGCCATCTCGACGGCGACGGCAAGAAGCTTGTGGGTGTGGTGTGGTCTTCGAGGATTTCGTCTggctgtggggatcttcggatcgtcaaggagcttcatcggcagTTCATCCTACTTCTTCGTCTCTGGAACGGATGTGGTCTTTTCGACCCGTTCGGCGACTTCAAGTCCTCAACCAACAACGTCAGGCCAGTTCAGAAAGGAGCGGCAGCGACGGCGCGTCGGCGACATGgtctagaggttgaagatgaagagctTCTTAAGGATCttgtt accgccaccgccgccaatggcAACGGCAGCCACGCCGCGCCGGAGCCGGCGACGGAGCAGAAGCGGGACTCGTCGCCGGAGCCCGACCGGAAGGCGGAGCAGCTCAAGACGCTCAACTCCATGCTCCTCAAGGAGGCGGTGGAGCGGCGCGGCCAGGTGGCGGCGCTCACGGCGCGCCTCGAGGAGATCTCCGCCgacggcgacgcgctcggcgccgCCGAGCGTGCCGTCGCGCGGGCCGCCCTCGCCGCgcccctccgcgccgccgccgacgaggccGCCGCGCTCCGCGCGCGCCTCGCCGCCCTCCAGGGCTCCCTCCGGCTCGCGGAGTCCAGCGCCGCGCTCGAGGCCGGCGCCAAGGACGAGGCCCGCGCGCGCCTCGAGGTGGCCGCCGCGGAGAAGGCCCGGTTCCTGAAGCTCCTCCAGGtgaaggaggcggaggtggcctcCATATCCAACAAGGTCTCCAGCCTGGCGGCCGTGATGGCGGAGCTGGAGGCCAACAACTCCGTGCTGCTCGGCCAGAACGGCGAGCTCGGGAAGGAATTGGAGGAAGCCAAGGAGGCTGTTCGGGTGGTCTTGGGCCAGAAGGCAGAGGTGGAGAGGAGCTTCCAGGAATTCAAGGAACAGATGGAGGCGTACCGGGTGGAAATGGAGGGGAAGTTGAGGGCCAAGGTGGAAGAACTGAAGGTGCTGGGGTCCAAGAAGGCGGAGATGGATGCGAGGGTGGCGTCTTTGGAAACAGAGCTAGCCCTGTCTGTCACTAAGGCAGAGGGTTTAGAGGCTGAAGTGGTGGCGAAGAAGAAGGAGCTTGATCTGTTGAAGGGCAAAAGCGATAAGCTCCAATCAGAGGTTGCAGCGGCAGAGAAGAAACACAGCATCTCTGCAGCAGAGGTTGAGAGGCTCAAGGTGGAACTGAGTGTGTTGGTGAAGGCAAAGGAGGTTGCGTCCAAGGCATTCGACGCCGAAAAGACTGAAATCACCAAGGAATTGGAGAGCCTCAAGAGGAAGGTGGAGGAAACCCACGCTGACAAGGAAGCTGCTGAGGGAGCAACACGTGAGAAGGATGCTCAAGCGATTAAGCTgagggctgagctggaggagcttcATGTTTCCATGTCACAGCTCCAAGCATCCTGTCATGAACTTGATACCAAGCATTCACGCCTGCAAAGCGAGAAGAATTCAGTTCAGAAAGCGCTGGCTGCTGAGAAGGCTGAAGCAGGGAAGCTGATGTCCAAAATTCAGACATTGGAGAACTCCAATGGTAAAAGGGACAGTGAGATTGGGGAGCTGAGGGTTGCATTGGAGGAAAAGAATGGCAAGATCAAAGACCTTACCAGTGAGGCTGAGCTGCTGCAGCTCGCAGTGGCTGAAGCCCAGAAGAGGAACAAGGGTGGCATCTGGGCATGGGTGTATGCCGCCACTACGACCATGGTGGCCGCAATCTCCTTGATCTATGCCACCAGGGCCCAGTGA